Part of the Pseudomonas sp. ADAK13 genome is shown below.
CTCTGGCGATTGTTTTTGCGCACCACAAAGCCTTCGTCCTCCGCGGCCGGCGTGGTCTCGCTGGCAAAAAACCACTGGATCGTCACGCCCAGGCTGCGGGCGATATTGAACAGCGCCGGGATCGACGGGTAGGCTAGGTTGCGTTCCAGCTGGCTGATGTAGCCGGCGGTCAATTCGCTCATCTGTGCCAATTCGGTGAGCGTCATGCCCCGGGCCTTGCGCAAGCCCCGGATGCGGGTGCCGAGAAACAGCTGTGGCGGTTGGTCGTTCAAATGTCCCACGCTACCTTCAATCCTTCATAAATCGCCTCTTCGGCGGTACGCGGCGCCAGGCAGTCGCCGATGCGCGTGAACGCCACCTGGCCTTGCAGTTCTGCGCCCAGAGTGTCCACCGGCTGATGGCCCTGGCACAACACCAGGGTGTCGATATTTTCCAGCAACATCGGCTCGCCGCTGGCGGTGTGTTGCAGGTAGACGGTGGTATCGTCGCAGCCGTACAAACGGGCGTAAGGGATGATCGGAATGCCCAGCCGATGCAGTTCACCGGCCAGTTGATCGCGCACATACAACGGGAGGTTTTCCCCGCAATGGGTGCCGTTTACTGCCAGTTGCACCTGATGGCCGGCGCGGGTCAGGCGTTCGGCGATGCCCGGGCCAATCCAGTCGCAACGCCAGTCCACCACGACCACTGAACGGCCCAGCGGAACCTCATCGCGCAGCACTTGCCAGGCGTCCACCACCTGCAACTCGCCGCCGCGTTCGAAGGCCGGCCAGTAGGGCTCGGCGCCGGTGGCGATGATTACCTGATCGGGCTGTTCGCGCGCCACCAACGCGCGGTCGACGCGGGTATTGCGCACCACGCGGACCCCGGCCAGTTCCATCTCGCGCTGCAAGTTGGTACTGGCGCCGCCGAACTCGCTGCGACGTGGCAGCAATTGCGCGAGGAGCACCTGGCCGCCCAACTGAGCACTGGCTTCATACAGGGTCACGTCATGCCCGCGTTGCGCCGCCACCGCGGCTGCCTTCATTCCCGCCGGGCCGCCACCGACCACCATGATCCGCTTGCGTCGCAGTGCCGGTTGCAACTGGCCAAACTGCAATTCGCGGCCGGTCTCGGGGTGCTGGATGCAGGAGATCGGCAAACCCTTGTGGAAGTGGCCGATACACGCCTGATTGCAGGCGATGCACGCCCGTACATCTTCGGCATGGCCGCTTGAGGTCTTGGCTGGCATTCGGGGGTCGCAGATCAGCGCGCGGGTCATGCCGCACACGTCGGCCTGGCCCCGTTGCAGCATCAGTTCAGCCTCCTGGGGCTGGTTGATGCGCCCGGTGACGAACAGCGGAATCGACAGGCTGGCCTTGAACGTCGCCGCCTCTGTCGCCAGGTACGCCGGGGCAATGGCCATGGGCGGCACGATGTGGATCGCGCCGCCAAGGGAGGCCGAGGTGCCGGCGACGATGTGCACGTAATCCAGCGCTGACTGAAGGCGTTGCACGGCCGCCAGGGAGTCCTCTTCGGTCAGGCCTTCGGGGTCGCGCTCATCAGCGGAAATGCGCAGGCCGATGATGAAATGCTCGTCGGTTGCGGACCGTACTGCGGCGATGATTTCCCGCAGGAAGCGCAGGCGTTGTTCCAGCTCGCCGTTGTAGCCGTCGGTGCGACGGTTCACTCGCGGGTTGAGAAACTGCGCCGGCAGATAACCATGGCTGGCGACCACCTCCACACCATCAATCCCGGCCTGATACAGGCGCTTCGCCGCAGCGCCGTAGCCCGCGACGATCTCGTCGATCATCGCCTGGTCAAGGGCCCGCGGCATCACCCGGAATCGCTCGTTGGGCACCCCGGAAGCCGAGTAAGCCACCGCCAGCAAGCCGTCAGCCGACTCCATGATTTCCCGCCCCGGATGGAAAATCTGCGACAGCACCACGGTGCCGTGGGCATGGCAGGTCTCGGCCAGTTGGCGGTAGCCGTCGATGCAGCTGTCATCGGTGGCCATCAGCACATGGGAGGTGTAGCGGGCGCTGTCGTGCACCCCGGCGACCTGCAACACAATCAGCCCCACGCCGCCCTCGGCGCGGGCCCGGTGGTAGGCGATCAGCTGTTCGTTGACCCGGTTGTCGGTGGGCATCGAGGTGTCGTGCCCGCTGGACATGATGCGGTTTTTCAGGCGTTTGCCGCGCAGTACCAACGGTTCAAAAAGATGCGGAAAGGCATGGGGCGACATGGTGCGGATACTCCAGGCGCTGTTGTTATTATTTTTCTATAGGAGGTCAGCCTCAGTAAAAAATCAACTTGTTTTTTTACTGGCGACTGGATTAGCGTCAGCCACATCACCCACCCGCCTGGAGAATAAAAATGACTGGGGCCACCGAACAACACCTGCGCGAAGAGCTTGCCGCCTGCTACCGGCTGATCGCGCACTTTCGCATGAGCGATTTGATCTTCACCCATATCTCGGTGCGCATTCCGGGGCCCGAACACCACTTTTTGATCAACCCCTATGGGCTGATGTTCGAGGAGATCACCGCCTCCAGCCTGGTAAAAATCGGCCTGGACGGGCGCGCGGTCGAGGCGTCGGCCCATGGCGTCAACCCGGCGGGGTTCGTGATCCACAGCGCCATTCACGGGGCTCGCGAAGACGCCCAGTGCGTGCTGCACACCCACACCCGCGCCGGCTGTGCAGTGGCAGCACTGGAGTGCGGGCTGTTGCCGGTGAACCAGATTTCCATGGAGTTCTACGGCAAGGTCGCTTACCACGACTACGAAGGCGTGGCGCTGGACATGGACGAGCAACAACGCCTGGTTCGCGACCTCGCTGACAAGCCGGTGTTGATGCTGCGCAACCACGGCCTGTTGACGGTGGGGGAGACGGTCAGCCAGGCGTTCCTGCGCATGTATTACCTGGAAAAGGCCTGCGATATCCAGATCGCCGCCCAGGCCTGCGGCAAGCTGATCCTGCCGCCTGCGGCTGTGTGCGAACACACCGAGCGCCAGTTCAATGACCCGGGCCGGCCACTGGAAGAGGGTGAGTTGGCGGACCTGGATGCCATGCAGCTGGCATGGGCGGCATTGCTGCGGTTGCTGGATCGGGTGTCGCCGGGGTTCCGGGAGTGAGGTAGAGTCGTCCAGCCGACTCAACCCAAGGACACCGCCTCATGACCCAGGAATCCCGTTTCTCCCGCATGGAACCGGAGTTGCGCAAGGCCAATCTGGTCCAGGCGACATTGGCCTGCCTCAAGCGCGACGGCTTCCAGGGCGCGTCGATCCGCAAAATCAGCGCCGAGGCCGGGGTGTCGGTGGGGCTGATCAGCCATCACTACTCGGGCAAGGATGAGCTGGTGGCCGAGGCCTATCGGTCGATCACCCGGCAGGTGATGGACCTGCTGCGTGATGCCATGGCCAAAGCACCGCCCAGCCCGCGGGAGCGGCTCTCGGCGTTCTTTCGCGGCTCGTTTTCCCCCGAATTGCTGGACCCGCAACTGCTGGATGCCTGGCTGGTGTTCTGGGGCGCGGTCAAGACCGCCCCGGCGATCAATCAGGCCCACGAACACTCCTATGGCGAGTACCGCACCATCATGCGTTCGGCCCTGGTGGACATGGCTGCTGAAGAAGCCTGGGAGCGTTTCGACGCGGATTTGGCAGCGATTGCCTTGAGCGCCTTGCTCGATGGTTTGTGGCTGGAATCGGGGCTCAACCCCGGTACGTTCACCCCGGAGCAGGGCATCCAGATCTGCGAAGCGTGGGTCGATGGCTTGCAGGCTGGCGGCCGCCAGCGCTTCCGGATCAAACCCTGAACTGACGAATTCTCGCCGCCTGGACGCAATGTTCAGGCCGGCATTCCCCCTCGAAAAATATTTGCAGTTACCCGATTGCCTCCTTGCTGAACACTCGTTTAGTATCGCCCCATGTCGCACCCCTCAAGCCAATTAAAATAAT
Proteins encoded:
- a CDS encoding TetR family transcriptional regulator C-terminal domain-containing protein, producing the protein MTQESRFSRMEPELRKANLVQATLACLKRDGFQGASIRKISAEAGVSVGLISHHYSGKDELVAEAYRSITRQVMDLLRDAMAKAPPSPRERLSAFFRGSFSPELLDPQLLDAWLVFWGAVKTAPAINQAHEHSYGEYRTIMRSALVDMAAEEAWERFDADLAAIALSALLDGLWLESGLNPGTFTPEQGIQICEAWVDGLQAGGRQRFRIKP
- a CDS encoding class II aldolase/adducin family protein: MTGATEQHLREELAACYRLIAHFRMSDLIFTHISVRIPGPEHHFLINPYGLMFEEITASSLVKIGLDGRAVEASAHGVNPAGFVIHSAIHGAREDAQCVLHTHTRAGCAVAALECGLLPVNQISMEFYGKVAYHDYEGVALDMDEQQRLVRDLADKPVLMLRNHGLLTVGETVSQAFLRMYYLEKACDIQIAAQACGKLILPPAAVCEHTERQFNDPGRPLEEGELADLDAMQLAWAALLRLLDRVSPGFRE
- a CDS encoding oxidoreductase, producing MSPHAFPHLFEPLVLRGKRLKNRIMSSGHDTSMPTDNRVNEQLIAYHRARAEGGVGLIVLQVAGVHDSARYTSHVLMATDDSCIDGYRQLAETCHAHGTVVLSQIFHPGREIMESADGLLAVAYSASGVPNERFRVMPRALDQAMIDEIVAGYGAAAKRLYQAGIDGVEVVASHGYLPAQFLNPRVNRRTDGYNGELEQRLRFLREIIAAVRSATDEHFIIGLRISADERDPEGLTEEDSLAAVQRLQSALDYVHIVAGTSASLGGAIHIVPPMAIAPAYLATEAATFKASLSIPLFVTGRINQPQEAELMLQRGQADVCGMTRALICDPRMPAKTSSGHAEDVRACIACNQACIGHFHKGLPISCIQHPETGRELQFGQLQPALRRKRIMVVGGGPAGMKAAAVAAQRGHDVTLYEASAQLGGQVLLAQLLPRRSEFGGASTNLQREMELAGVRVVRNTRVDRALVAREQPDQVIIATGAEPYWPAFERGGELQVVDAWQVLRDEVPLGRSVVVVDWRCDWIGPGIAERLTRAGHQVQLAVNGTHCGENLPLYVRDQLAGELHRLGIPIIPYARLYGCDDTTVYLQHTASGEPMLLENIDTLVLCQGHQPVDTLGAELQGQVAFTRIGDCLAPRTAEEAIYEGLKVAWDI